The proteins below are encoded in one region of Litorilinea aerophila:
- a CDS encoding Gfo/Idh/MocA family protein, whose translation MIRIGIVGCGRILNAHLQGYKKLREAGVDNFRITALVARKEEDALMFRRRGEGPPPRPPVLPPESGDPLAAPHTYVSDFQDDVEVHVYTDYRQMIADGVVDAVNDFTTLALHHQIAEHAFAHGLHLLTQKPLAISVKAARRMVETARERGLTFGTFENVRQGRFTRAARWAVEKGLIGEPQMALIGSLGGLWSPDKVVADTPWRHRKLEGGGGGSIDIGVHQFHLLRYVFGEVAWVNAVARTLEPVRYRRDEQGHIIQEVPVDVDDTYLAVAGFENEAIAQLLWSWGGHGAALEIPGAPVFWGSEGCIKGGQLFDDDGRATPLLEHFEANLSPEERERFFPLGLTDPFAIQQLDWLQAIEQGRDPETSGQEGLHDLACAFAMLESSVARRQVTLAEVLSGAVNAYQAEIDAHYGLAW comes from the coding sequence ATGATTCGGATCGGGATTGTGGGCTGTGGGCGTATTCTGAACGCCCACCTGCAGGGATACAAGAAGCTGCGGGAGGCCGGCGTAGACAACTTCCGCATCACCGCGCTGGTGGCCCGCAAAGAGGAAGACGCCCTTATGTTCCGCCGCCGGGGCGAAGGGCCGCCCCCCCGCCCTCCCGTGCTGCCGCCGGAGTCGGGCGACCCCCTGGCCGCGCCCCACACCTACGTCAGCGACTTCCAGGACGACGTGGAGGTCCACGTCTACACCGACTACCGTCAGATGATCGCAGACGGCGTGGTGGACGCGGTCAATGACTTCACCACCCTGGCCCTCCACCACCAGATCGCGGAGCACGCCTTCGCCCACGGCCTCCACCTGCTCACCCAGAAGCCCCTGGCCATCTCGGTGAAGGCTGCCCGCCGCATGGTGGAGACAGCCCGGGAGCGGGGGCTGACCTTCGGCACCTTCGAGAACGTGCGCCAGGGCCGCTTCACCCGGGCCGCCCGCTGGGCGGTGGAAAAGGGGCTCATCGGCGAACCCCAGATGGCCCTCATCGGCTCCCTGGGCGGCCTCTGGTCGCCGGACAAGGTGGTGGCCGACACCCCCTGGCGACACCGCAAGCTGGAGGGTGGCGGCGGTGGCTCCATCGACATCGGCGTCCACCAGTTCCACCTGCTGCGCTACGTCTTCGGCGAGGTGGCCTGGGTCAACGCAGTGGCCCGCACCCTGGAGCCGGTGCGCTACCGGCGGGACGAGCAGGGGCATATCATCCAGGAGGTGCCGGTGGACGTGGACGACACCTACCTGGCCGTGGCCGGTTTCGAGAACGAGGCCATCGCCCAACTGCTCTGGTCCTGGGGCGGCCATGGCGCTGCCCTGGAGATTCCCGGCGCGCCCGTCTTCTGGGGCAGCGAAGGGTGCATCAAGGGAGGACAGCTCTTCGACGACGACGGCCGTGCCACCCCCTTGCTGGAGCACTTCGAGGCCAACCTGAGCCCGGAGGAGCGGGAGCGCTTCTTCCCCCTGGGCCTGACCGACCCCTTCGCCATCCAGCAGTTGGACTGGCTGCAGGCCATCGAACAGGGGCGGGATCCGGAGACCTCCGGCCAGGAAGGGCTGCACGATCTGGCCTGCGCCTTCGCCATGCTGGAGTCGTCCGTGGCCCGGCGCCAGGTGACCCTGGCCGAGGTCCTCTCGGGTGCGGTGAACGCCTACCAGGCCGAGATCGATGCCCACTACGGGCTCGCCTGGTAG
- a CDS encoding Gfo/Idh/MocA family protein, whose protein sequence is MADKLRVGVLGLTHDHIWGNLRDLNASPLGELVAAADPNQELLDKVQAEHGAGQVFLSYEEMLDSVELDAVYVFSDNATGAELAVMAAERGLHVMVEKPMAADLEGAVQMLAAARQAGVKLMVNWPFAWWPQLQKALEMARSGAIGQVFSTKYRSAHAGPKELGCTPYFYNWLHDADLNGAGALMDYCCYGAALARTVLGQPSRVTGVVGHLLKDYVTVDDNAVIVMQWPRAIAITEASWTQIGHLTSYVAVLYGSEGTLVVEPRNGGRLLLADREHEDGVEIEVPPSPEELRNATAYFLHCIRHDRPIEGLCSPEVSRDAQEILEAGLLSASSGEAVSLPLPVY, encoded by the coding sequence ATGGCCGATAAGCTGCGCGTGGGTGTGTTGGGCCTCACCCACGACCACATCTGGGGCAACCTGCGGGATCTGAACGCCTCTCCCCTGGGCGAACTGGTGGCCGCGGCCGACCCCAATCAGGAGCTGTTGGACAAGGTCCAGGCCGAGCACGGCGCCGGCCAGGTCTTCCTGTCCTATGAAGAAATGCTGGATTCGGTGGAACTGGACGCGGTCTATGTCTTCAGCGACAACGCCACCGGGGCCGAGCTGGCGGTCATGGCGGCCGAGCGAGGCCTGCACGTGATGGTGGAAAAGCCCATGGCTGCCGATCTGGAAGGCGCGGTGCAGATGCTGGCGGCAGCCCGTCAGGCCGGGGTGAAGCTCATGGTCAACTGGCCCTTCGCCTGGTGGCCCCAGCTCCAGAAGGCCCTGGAGATGGCCCGCAGCGGCGCCATCGGCCAGGTCTTCAGCACCAAGTATCGCTCCGCCCACGCCGGCCCCAAGGAGCTGGGCTGCACCCCCTACTTCTACAACTGGCTCCACGACGCCGACCTCAACGGCGCCGGCGCGCTCATGGACTACTGCTGCTACGGCGCTGCCCTGGCCCGCACCGTCCTGGGCCAGCCCAGCCGGGTCACCGGCGTGGTCGGCCACCTGCTCAAGGATTACGTCACCGTGGACGACAACGCGGTCATCGTCATGCAGTGGCCCCGGGCCATCGCCATCACAGAAGCCTCCTGGACCCAGATCGGCCATCTCACCTCCTACGTGGCCGTCCTCTACGGCAGCGAGGGAACCCTGGTGGTGGAGCCCCGCAACGGCGGCCGCCTGCTGCTGGCCGACCGGGAACACGAGGACGGCGTGGAGATCGAGGTGCCCCCGTCCCCCGAGGAGCTGCGCAACGCCACCGCCTACTTCCTCCACTGCATCCGCCACGACCGGCCCATCGAGGGCCTCTGCAGCCCCGAGGTCAGCCGGGACGCCCAGGAGATCCTGGAGGCAGGGCTCCTCTCTGCCAGCAGCGGTGAGGCGGTCTCGCTGCCCCTGCCGGTTTACTAG